A stretch of Thermococcus bergensis DNA encodes these proteins:
- a CDS encoding RNA-guided endonuclease InsQ/TnpB family protein translates to MLFELADIGAKVWNQINYLRRQEFFEGKPVDFNRTEKIVYEEFKKEIGSATVQQICRKNAESWRSFFSLLRNKRNGELPEWLKPKPPNYLKDDGKRKPLIVLRNDQYKIEGNRLILKGLGKFKRLEVQFKGKIHLKGKQGRLEITYDTVKRKWYAHISITVEEKLIGGEWIEVPRKPLGDLSAGIDLGVNNLMAVYVENGESFLVNGRPLKSIAFYWRKRIADYQSKLNRSGAKRSRKLKRMHGKAKLQAKHYINTAVRQTVEKLYHLGVSRIVVGYPKGIARNSEKGKRQNFLLSHVWRFNTVIQRLKEVAEEYGIVVQVVNEAFTSKTCPVCGKPHEGARFVRGLFKCPATGLDFNADLIGAFNILKKAVEKITPNLGGLYAQRRGNGGKTLPEGSKTRFNLGLNETPQTSLPMARG, encoded by the coding sequence ATTCTCTTCGAGTTAGCTGACATTGGGGCTAAAGTTTGGAACCAGATAAACTACCTTCGCAGGCAGGAATTCTTCGAGGGTAAACCAGTGGACTTCAACAGGACGGAGAAAATCGTCTATGAAGAATTCAAAAAGGAAATCGGCTCCGCAACAGTCCAGCAAATTTGCAGGAAGAATGCTGAAAGCTGGAGGAGCTTCTTCTCACTCTTAAGGAATAAGCGGAACGGAGAACTGCCCGAGTGGTTGAAGCCGAAGCCACCGAACTACTTGAAAGACGATGGGAAAAGAAAACCTTTAATCGTACTCAGGAACGACCAATACAAGATTGAGGGCAACAGGTTAATTCTCAAAGGCCTCGGCAAGTTCAAACGCCTCGAAGTCCAGTTTAAGGGGAAAATACACCTCAAAGGCAAACAAGGAAGGCTGGAAATAACCTACGATACCGTTAAGCGGAAATGGTATGCCCACATCAGCATTACCGTCGAGGAGAAACTAATTGGAGGCGAGTGGATTGAAGTTCCAAGGAAACCATTGGGCGACCTTTCAGCGGGAATTGATTTGGGAGTGAACAATCTAATGGCGGTCTACGTTGAGAACGGTGAAAGCTTCCTCGTGAACGGCAGGCCATTAAAATCAATAGCCTTTTACTGGCGGAAGAGGATTGCGGATTATCAGTCAAAACTTAACAGGTCGGGAGCGAAGAGAAGTAGAAAACTCAAAAGAATGCACGGGAAGGCTAAACTTCAAGCAAAGCATTACATCAACACGGCAGTAAGACAGACCGTTGAAAAGCTCTACCACCTCGGAGTTTCGAGGATTGTTGTAGGTTACCCGAAGGGGATTGCCAGAAACTCTGAGAAAGGCAAGAGGCAGAACTTCCTCCTCTCCCACGTCTGGCGGTTCAATACTGTGATTCAAAGGCTCAAGGAAGTGGCTGAGGAATATGGCATCGTTGTTCAGGTTGTTAATGAGGCTTTCACCTCAAAAACCTGCCCCGTTTGCGGGAAGCCCCACGAGGGGGCCCGCTTTGTTCGTGGTTTGTTTAAGTGTCCCGCGACGGGGCTTGACTTTAACGCGGATTTGATTGGTGCTTTCAACATTTTAAAGAAGGCTGTGGAAAAGATAACCCCGAATCTGGGCGGCCTTTATGCTCAGAGGAGGGGTAACGGGGGGAAGACCCTCCCCGAGGGGTCGAAGACCCGCTTTAACTTGGGTCTAAATGAAACCCCTCAAACCTCCCTGCCAATGGCGAGGGGTTAA
- a CDS encoding flavodoxin family protein, with amino-acid sequence MKLLALCCSPQRKGNTSKALSLLFEKLPEEWQKEIINLYDFDIKACGELCNAECLREDICKVDAFDERVKLLEKLKSADVIVIGTPTYNMDIPSKLKALLERDFLEDYLKNKVVTLLIVSNLGGIKALCTLTSPLILDAQAIIAGAAIVPGYREEGKTINNPKTQMLVDYLAKRTVEGTNLMQIPT; translated from the coding sequence ATGAAACTCCTCGCTCTTTGTTGCTCTCCTCAAAGAAAAGGGAACACCTCAAAAGCCCTCTCATTACTTTTTGAAAAGCTTCCTGAGGAATGGCAAAAAGAAATAATAAACCTTTATGATTTCGATATAAAAGCGTGTGGTGAGCTCTGCAACGCCGAATGCTTAAGAGAAGATATATGCAAAGTTGATGCCTTTGATGAGAGAGTAAAGCTTTTAGAAAAGCTGAAGAGTGCCGATGTAATAGTCATCGGAACGCCAACTTACAACATGGACATTCCTTCTAAGCTGAAGGCTTTGTTGGAGCGTGATTTTCTTGAGGACTATTTAAAAAACAAAGTCGTGACTCTGTTAATTGTTTCAAACTTAGGTGGAATAAAAGCTCTCTGTACTCTAACTTCTCCACTAATCTTAGATGCTCAAGCCATCATTGCTGGTGCTGCTATTGTGCCGGGATACCGAGAAGAAGGGAAAACGATTAACAATCCAAAAACACAGATGCTAGTTGATTATTTGGCAAAAAGAACTGTGGAGGGCACAAACCTTATGCAGATACCCACTTGA